TTTCAAATCATCTATTCCGTTTGCATGGCAACGTTTATACTATTAAAGgatttatgtcatttttaaacccaaaatgtcatattttaacTAGCTAAAACTAACTACAAGCTAAAAAGTAAATGAATTAGAAACTCATATTTAGTGAAGAACACATGAcacatggtcatgttttttatactgggaccctaaaaaaggtggtgctgtcacattttgctaaatcattttgtctacttattcctatatttttgctaaaattcatcatgaacaaatggttttggtcttattttgaagataaattattaatctaatgaattaataacaaatacaattaaacaaatgtattaattaattacaacagcttaattaagttaattagtcaagggtggtgccggaagtggaggagccggaagcggaggagctctgtgtaattccaatgggaagttgatgttcattaataaaatttatgcactttgttgcctagtagaagtaaaaatgcattttccataatgttaatcttattttttaactttctataactataattgccaagttaatcttaatgaacttagtaattaaggatttaacaagcttttaattaatgcagtggaatgtgggtcatacaatacaatgggctgtaatgttgcatgcatgcatatgaaataaatttcaatattgttttatctttgaaatatgaaataaatcttctaaaaggagattattacagtcaaaggatttaatctgatgacatattgatctctggttattgttaaatagtttattgatgtaggctaattgtacatgtattgtacatgtacctttgttactaattattcactgaatattgatttttggaacaccctatataggaattggatatttaaatttgatattatagcaattctgtaaactattttgaatatatcttccaaatttaatggcacttagggaaattttacataaattaaaaaaattaatttacaactttttttcacaccctgtataacacaatgggcttaacaaaaatagtgcaaactatacatttaatgaaaggactaactgtgtacattccaaatatcaagttcattttccaatttaatatactatgtagaaatattggggcggtaaagaaatttaattttttcggtatttttcaatggaatcaccctgtatatttttttggtacaccctgtatatccattcaaactttacagatttgcaatcatgacaatatatgctttctaaaaatgtatacttttactagtttgggtgaaaactttttgaaatataatcagaaatacaaaaaaggagttgatgtATATTTGATATGTATGAACAAAGGCATcacttaatttaatacatttgatttatgggtaaaaatgtcatttttggtgatttttgtgcAGTTTTGACTAAAATTATTTGTACAtgggaatatttttttaaaaggaCCTATGTCATTGAAAGTGTATCACTTTATTTAGCTGGATGTTAGGATCAAAACAGTCaaacacaacatttttctgtgacctatggttttttAGTGATGTTGGTTATTATGGCCCAAATGGACCTTTTTCACCATTATTATTgcattgcaattttgaattacactttatattattgatatacagtcttcgttaattttaagctattaagACATCTCAAATAGAAGCCATTATGCTAATTTTTAAGCAAGTTGCCCCagtaaaattgatcaaatttcccaattaaaattgttttaaaaacgttttatacaggttatatttgtgtgtttttggttttggtaaatataggtttaataacattaaatatctggttaaaaaaaggtcatgaaaacgtattaaaacgttttgtatgaaaaaacactacaaaatatacaaaaattttgtttaaatgtttttaaaatgttattgtaaaatactttcgcaaaataataatattcggTGAAAATGGGGAGACTGCGAAAATTCGTAATTCAATCTCAGCTGCCACATGTCGAATATTTCAACTGCCTCAGAATCTAAATCAACGGACATTAAAGTATTAATTAAAAGCTGTAATGGGAGTTTACTATTATTTTTATGACTGAGTAGTCTCAAGAAGTTAAAAGCGGGTTGAAGCTGGTCTTTGACAAATTTTCCAAATCTCTCAGTCAACGTGCAAACCTTTGTTCATACgcttctttttttttactcaaaatatatttttgtatttttatgtgtattatgaataaaattgaaaagaTGTAAGTAAGTAAATGGAGCATGGTAAGTAAATGGAGCAAAAAATGTCCCCGCGCGGAATCTAATGtacaaataaaaactttaaaatcagTTGCGTGCAATTTTTGACATCACAATAGAATATCGTTAGATATTGTTAATTCATTAATATGCCCATAAAGGTTATGAACAACATTACataaaacaatgtttgaatgttACTTAATATCCAATTCGGAGTGAATCGATAGTCTATATCGTCTATAGCGTATATGTTTATCCAGGAGTTTTATACTCACAACTTCGTTGTATTTGTCGGCATCTTCATCGGTAGGGTAGTTAATCCTTTGTAATGACAATCCACTATGAAATCATGTCCTTTAGATTTGCACTTGCAAACATTACATGCATCTTGGTCGTTCCCTGTGGTATTTGCAGTAACCGTGCTTTTGTACAGTAGTATTGTTAAGATGTACGAAGCAACAACAATCACTTTCACCATAAGAGGCATATTCCTAAATAATGAAAGatgagagaaaatatataatCTTTAACAGGAAGGAATTATAATAACTGTCTATATGGATCGTAGCCAATGTTTCACCAAGATTACAGAAATATGTCATGCCTCAATACTTATAGATTTTTTTCTGCATAGAACGACGGATTTCCAGTTCTTATACCGTGTAATAACCCCGGTCTTATATCCACAATAATGTGAGTTTTATACTTACACTATGACAGCAACAAAATCAGCATATTAAGAGAAAAGCGGCTCCTGATATCAGAGCTTATCAGACTGGaactattatgatattattttgcaGATCAAACGCTTGACGTATGTAACTTGAGTAGTTTCCTTACAAAAGATTAACGGAAGTAGTACAAGTCCACAGCTGGCACACACAATATAGATAATAGTAAGAAACAAAACTATCATCTCAGACTTCGAAAGTAGCATACGAGGGGCAGGTCAATCCcgggggccactcacataaattatctgtacgcatgcgtgaccaaaaaaaaaaacaagtaaaaggggtgtttttttaggcaaggcaagttacgcgcgtgacgcgtttaaGGTCTAAAAAACaccgattttcaagaataagggtagttttctgaaactgaacaacttgtttagggtaccttttcaaatgttTGGTAAATAACGAAtcaaaaaagggtacatttgttgcattttaacTAACCAAatctcattagggggtaaattctatattaaattaccttatttaggggctaaatttgctggtagggtaaaactcgtttagggagtgtttgaaaaaaatttggtcacgcatgtgtacactgtcatatttgagtgatcCCCCGGGAGGTCAATATGTAATAAAAGTTGACCCCCGTCATATATGTTTTATTTTGATGAAGttcttaattataacataaagAATtaacctttgtctttcaaactatACATGTATGATACCACATGCCTGATTATGCAACAGTATTAGCATACATTCAATATACTACGGACACTGCAAAATCAAGCAAACAGGTGGGCCTTTTAAATTGAAGTAAAGGCATGTGTTTAAAGCGTCAGAGAACAGAGAAAGTACATAGTGAATTTGTCTAGTGTTGGCCAGGAATACACATTAGATCCCGGGTCAgcctttggtaaaatatgacacGAGACATTACACTTGAGTGAAAACGAGATATTTTTGAACCTCAAGAATTAAGAACTTGATTGTCTAAAATGAAAAAGTATTAGCAATGCCATTAATTATCtccataataataattaatgcAATTTTATTTGCTGAATTTGATACATTTCTACATTATGATCTTATCATGCAGTAGTGATTTGTATGTCAAGGATAGTACATTTGATATtggaataaaaatagaaaattttgaaatagcAATGTCAAACTACGAAAGAAATACGTGACGTGTATAAGAAATCAAGTACAAGTAAattgggctcaaaaagaaacttattttttttcacaatGTTATATCTTAAAAGCCTATCCATCAACATGAACCAAACTtatacacaggattacttcaatacacatgtcagtaacccaatacacatgtcagtaaccaagcagttgcctAACTGactcaacagcaaaatgcactgatatggaacagcttcgtGGACCACAGGTCACAGCCCATTTGATGTATGTGTAAAACAATTGTAcaggattgcctcacaaaaataacactcgTACCCAAAGAACATAAACACACCACAATGTTGCCGAAATTTCCAGGCTGTAACATGTGATACAGCAAGCGGTTCCATGCCAGTACATTTTCGGTTGTATCAGTAATGTCACCGGGTATTGACATGTCCTTTTATACTAGAGTATTtgaatcctgtgtgtaatttagtTCATTCTTGAGCCCTGTTTATAAAGAGGATTCAGTTCACAACACGTGTTGTATAATTAATTGAAAGCAAGAAGCATTTTGTATCAATATTCAATGATATAACAACAGGCTCTTAATACGCTAAAGCCGCCcctttttggagggggggggggcttgctcACCGCTTTAGatcattcctataattggcactttcctgctGTTGATGGGGGTGAACATAACCCCATCAACAGCAGGAAAGTATCcgttataggaatggtctatattAATCGCCTGCCGGTGTACATTATTCTTGTCTCGTCTGAACTTGAAGGTAGCGACTATGTAATATCGTATTTTGTATTAAaagtttttaataaaatgctcttAGGTAAAGAATTTAAATGCAAGCAACCTTGGGACATACATGTAGTATAGGGTCCTCAAGTCGGGAGGGGTGAGGTAAGAATTGGGGGAATAGGAATGGGTATATGTGAGGTGTGTGTAGTGTTAGGGCTTGGGAAGGGTTAGCCATTGGTAGGGGACATTTTATGCTTATTCATTGCATTTCTACATGCATACTCAATTATTACGGTATACTGTTTGAGCGCACTGTTTAGCTATGACAAATTGACTTTTATCTCATAATCAAAATTTCTTCTCATCTAGATTTAAGCTTCTGGCACTTTAGTGATTAAGGGTGCCCACTCTTTCTAATTAATCTTTTGCCAATTCTAAACTACCGTTTAACGAAAATATAATACTATGTTGGTATGCCCCATTTCCACAGTATAGAAATGTTTCCGCTTTGAGATTATGCCACAAAGTTttttttggtgtcaatatcaaTAAAGGTTGCATTGAAAGTGTATTTTGGTATTTGATGAACCAGATGAATTTTAGAAGAAATATTGGGGGCGTATACCACCCCCGCTTCTTCAACCTATAATCTCGGggtcccgagttactaagtctCTGGGCCCCGAGATAATTGTTTTCTTTCCATGTCACGTCCGGAGCTCCGTAGCGATCTGTCTATTGTATATATAGGAAAGTATACAAATAACGTTCTTCGAACACGGAAAAGAATAATTAGTATTTCTGCAGTATTTGAATTGCAAGTGTGAAAGTAAAACCACAAGTGCTCCTGATTGATTTGTTTGTTATCATTTGAAATTTAGAATTCTCTCAAGAGCAAGTGAAGAGCTATCCACAAATCTTCTCCATTCGGAATGACTTCTGCGTCTCCGGGTCAATATTTAATTTGGTTATGAATTTACACATTGATTAACCCATGATTGTCTCTACAAGATGTTCACCGactatttttaaatatatataaccaTATATGGAGTAAAAgttgaaggaaaaaaatcatttcagtttCGATTAGTTTGTTCTTCATGAACACGAAGTTAAAACGATAGATAgggcaaggaaaataaaaatattaaaatgcacACTCATTAAATCACACCATTTTAATTCAATATGTACAATTTCATCTTAGAGAAAAACCGCTGCCACTCTCGAATTCCTTATTTACTTTCATAACTGAAACGGTGACATTTCCAACATTTGTTTAACTCATCACTTAATTTCAGGTCAAAATTGTAAAAGCCATAAGACTTTAAAACTAACATTGACAGCTAATAACCACGTTAACGTTgttaaaaaaaagataaataaaactGTGATTTCATTAGCTTTTTTTGGCGACATCACAACATTAACCAATGTGATGTGACAGGGAGTCTTTTGTTGGGTCCTGTCAATTGTcatctttatttcaatgttcttgTATATTTATCAGGTTCCAATATTCTTCAAACCTGCATTGTAATTGACCAACCTATATGAATAGTTCTTTGGACCTTACCTCGAAATCGTGTGATATGTGGAGAAAGGTCATGAATATAtcattttgcctatattttcctAAAAATCAATGTATAAATGTTCAagtgtacttttattttgcagagTTTTgtcttcaaacttggtcaaatttgcacaaatgctaattatgcaaattaaagcGGCTAGCTAATTATGCATCTGGAActctttgaccaagtttgaaactaATATTTTGTTAAGTAGGCCTAAAGatattatgaacatttatgcattatttttagccaaatattttcaaaaattgcatattaattagcaCTGTCAAGTCACGTTAGCTAATAAACTGTTAagaattgattattgataaaaactatACAGTACATTACGTACAaagatatttaaaatgtttatattaTGAAAACCGTTTCTCCGATTAGCTTCCAATacaaggcatattgatcagtgtccTTTTCCAAAatccctcaaataccaccttaatggcGTATTAATTTGTACTCTGCTGTATTTACACACATCAACGTTATCTCAGCATCCAGTGACAACAAACGCCCTCCACTTCTGGTCATAAGTTTAAGGGTAtgtaataccatgattttcatctttttttcttacaaatttatgatcttttgttatactatctatagaaactGTATTCAGCCATGCacgctaaataacactgaataaattaaataaactcttCCACAGAGGATACATAGCCAATTTAATACTATGTAGGTTATATCATGTGTTGTTAGGGAAAGAGATTTCAAAAGGctataggtcaggttataggtcacttggttcaggtcaaatttaggcatccattttgaaatacatgtgaaagtctgtgatatcataacgaggcatcaattttgatattttggctagtttgtcttttactggatatatattgTGGTGGATATATTAACATACCttaggatgtaaatggtgagtataaTTTAGATtgctagttgaaatggattggacaaacaaaggtaaaatagttaccaaaatcacaaaagtgaatcTTACaaaaaaactacctaatatggtggtataggtgacaagaaatacattttttcaacattgctgtattATGGTTGTGGTAACCGTTATCTATGGCTTAAAGAAATCAggattcccattttacatatcaacattatttctttaatgtgttagcaacacatatccaaaacgAAATCCGttaatagtaagctttccaaaatgaagtaaattttaaacatcagtgatgtaccaccttttggcttctagcTTTAAAAGTatataagctacattgataccgatgtgaaatttaattatttaattattcaggTTGTTGCATGATGGTCGGCTGCAGTGCGGACTCTTGTCTGCGGGCTGTCTTAGAAGCCTGCTGACATTGCCGCACTGCAGCCAGATGCGCTTCCTTGGTGTGTTCATATATGATGTATTTGTTGAAAATCCATGGTATGTAATTCTTttttatgtatttcatttgtattttgatgtattttgtttgacccctgggccagactggaaatcagtgtggaccactgagtttgttccccaggcaaaataagatctaataaaataaaataaaataaaataaaatataccgatgccaccaatagaacgagaagatttgccccttcattttgcataccactttgtccaattttttttctcatttcttcacaaaatgcaaaatatcCGCAAAAAAAgtacaatgggtgtagtacccccttaatgaattaAAAATGTCAACAAGCTTCCTTGACTAGACCATACCCAGACACTACCTTTGTGCATGTAAACAGTTTGATAATTAATCTAAAACCCTGCTCATCAGGAAACCATTCAGTTGACGAAGAAAACAAACTTAATTTCATTCGGTACAGTCAAAGCTATAAAATATatgtattctgggcttacatttaaTCAACCTCTGAGCTCTCACTTTGACTATAAACAAAATTACTGATATACAGAAAAATTCTCTTTCATCCTAAtaatcaacatgtatacactcagaACGATGGTCacaaattcttttgttatgcatagtcgatcgatacatgttaaaatcagcacaattcaaagcaatatttttgttttcttcagtaatgtctgttaaaaacatagtgcttggatatacattttttttaaaataatggtgttaaaattaagcatcaaattgtgtcttttagtgtgatatttttgatttttataggcctttagttcgcccgtgagctttttacggaatacATTTTTtaacgtttcaaactaatatagtttgctaaagaaagatatttcccacctctgtaaggcacatcgtgtgggtctatatattatagttttgtcagaatttccgtttttattttacccttttccccttcatgctcttaaaatgtcaaactcagtactttatctcgagagtaaccagcagaaataatcgatatttccattTTTGTCATCCaagtcccttttccattgaaagcaaggattgcccgaccagcgatttggtagcccatttgggtgttctggtaaatgaggtgaattttgtaAATtcgctcccgtgatagcctgcaatttcaatttatagggcctatggattccatgattatgaaaaccattttatctgtttgtttgtttgtttgtttgtttgtttacctaggatgaggtccatttgaaaatccactgtccaaacctagaaaaattagcggattttaattttctgtccctcctatctccaggtgaattttgtatgagaccccccccccccccacccccatcgcgggttggcattttcattacacccttcagacttgtgttcgggtttgtttttaatttgacatgtaggcctatttatatttgTCACGATTTAGCGctatataggacctactttctaaatgtatagctatagccgtgctatataaatattattatgtaccggtatgtaatattatgtaggcctatgggggttgggtgggtgcagaggtgtgtgaggtgggtagtgggggtgtatgtagggatggtaggggtatactcaacacattttaaccatgactttcaatgcaaggctcattgttgccacaaatgttttttcctTAGGTCATTTAATaggttttataaacttccatgtttaaccttgtattgttttggctgcttcattatgactttcggtgggtttccaaaagcaatttcaaacaaacacaaacaaaaggcaccatacccagtcaccttcatgacaattgaaacattaggtcaagtattaacatccaagttattctgtttttaggcaagcaatttttaattaattgcttgaacaggtttttgtttaaaaacaaaaacctgtttaaattAACAATGATATTGAATGGTCCAATTATAAGGCCCAatctcttccgatgaggaactcaaagcgcgtaaagcaagaaattgacaaacaaacataaaaacaatcaatttacaaagattgggtttaagctggcgtttaaataacgaaagtctggggatgttacgaaggttatttggaagtgtgttcgaaacagtttgcttgataaaacatacagcgtaatatttatgttttgtaaatgaaagttttgtttaaaatattgcccaattgcatgtaagattgttgattttttaccaaatgttgggcaaagttgttttgaggagaagcaaatttaaacatattggtccgatgatcacggtgatgatgaaatcaaataatttgaaagatcctgaaaaaaatggtaaaatcaaaacggaaattctgacaaaactatgatatatcgctcacggtgatgtgcgttagaaagttgggaaaagtcCTTCATTACCGAACTATATTTGAAAAGCTAAATGGTTGatcaaaaaaaaagaacaaaagaagagttgaagcctatcaagaTCGaacatcttacactaaatgactgaatttcacgactaagttgaacactaggatttgaaaaaatacagtatcaagcattacagtttttcctgacatttactgaaaaaatgaaaattattgcttttcatttgaccgagaaaattaattttacattgaaaaggtgtaactcaaaagtTCGCaaaatttcaacaccaaattcgatcgtttgtattgcctcattaatttagactgagtgagccttgtacaacaatagggCCGTTGTTGACCATCGTTCAGAGTGTATAGAATTAAATAAACTTTAAACAAGTGAAGATTATTGGTTAATGCCAGCTGCCAGCTGTTCTTTTCTCCATCTAAGGGATGAAATccaaactcgaccggcggtcgaTCTGTGTACAGTTGATGTTGACTGCTATGCTGTTTAGCAACcgagttgccagatgattttctctcagttatcagatcgtcaaatacgtgacttaagttgtattgccccttatctctgttcatggtgttgtccCGCTTACCTATGGTGATAGCTTCTTTAATCCATCTTTTATTTCTATTGCTTTCTTTGCCAACGATCCTAGCCTCCGTCGCTGTCACTGACAATGACAATGATCAACTGCATTGTCTGTAATAGCGGACTTACGGATAACAGATTGTGATGCCTTTTTGGTAGCTCTTGTTTTGATGATGTCGCCGATTATATCAGCCtcagttttatgttcttttaGTCTTCTATTTTATGCCTGTCTCCCCGTTTTAAGCCAAACTACAGTTTTTGCATGAAATGGAGTATGACGTCGGTAGAATTATGAGGTTAACGCTGGTCTTTAGGCCAGGAGATAACGAAGAGTGCGATGAGGTTTCACTGCAGTGGCGACTTTATAAGTGTTGAAAATCCTAGAAATGCGCTCTGATACACCTGACAACTGACTCGTTAGACTTGGTCGATTCGTTTTTCCTCTCGCTTTGACTTAGGTTTAGCCACCTTTTTGATGCTCCAATCCGGCCCGGGTAGTCACATTTCTGAAGCCACAATATTTGAAGATCTGATAACTAagagaaaatcaactggcaagtggcaactcagttgctaagcagcagtcaacatcagccGTATACAGATCGCACAAACTGAGTTTTCGCATCGCAACGTCGGC
The Amphiura filiformis chromosome 3, Afil_fr2py, whole genome shotgun sequence DNA segment above includes these coding regions:
- the LOC140147340 gene encoding leucine-rich repeat transmembrane protein FLRT1-like translates to MPLMVKVIVVASYILTILLYKSTVTANTTGNDQDACNVCKCKSKGHDFIVDCHYKGLTTLPMKMPTNTTKLYLQDNFLNESAMTDFEYLVPTLQELDISGNRYKKPFRIPPLLRNLIAADNYIEDINLFLLNGPNLEKM